A window of the Lactuca sativa cultivar Salinas chromosome 5, Lsat_Salinas_v11, whole genome shotgun sequence genome harbors these coding sequences:
- the LOC128126276 gene encoding uncharacterized protein LOC128126276 produces the protein MGNVDYFHDDDDDKEVTPDKPRSRKPSQFLCTPYTELHTTPKQKRRTKKKVGMKSTSPVPPPVFGVAHDFSMLRLQPYVAGGEDVIQNYVLHSYDVQHRLFNFVLDRDFWSSLFGHTHDGWLESAVNKLLINSFKS, from the exons ATGGGAAATGTAGATTAttttcatgatgatgatgatgacaaagaagttacacccgataaaccTAGGAGTCGAAAACCATCACAATTTTTATGCACTCCTTACACCGAG ttgcacacgacaccgaaacaaaaaagaagaacaaaaaagaaggttgGTATGAAATCAACAAGCCCCGTTCCTCCTCCAGTTTTTGGTGTTGCTCATGACTTCTCCATGTTGCGCCTGCAACCTTACGTAGCAGGCGGTGAGGATGTCATCCAAAATTATGTATTGCATTCATACGATGTGCAgcatcgtttgtttaatttcgtgttagatagagatttttggagctcattgtttgggcatacacacgacggatggttggagtcagcggtaaataaattgttaattaattcttttaaaagttaa
- the LOC111881863 gene encoding uncharacterized protein LOC111881863 produces MNMKEGICQLPLLQDIKVLGSICSELSKPNKKSVHGLIKIFSSFESCIRLMIKKRKDACCLDMEPWKNLDPSVLTVMEKHSTPTTMHGTMLLGVGVKLVGNTVIPWHDFSLMNTKAFANLKDSGGFLGKEVNDRVPQYWFYLAENLDLWNSFVWGSYLWDFTYFDLEDTWNKIYHYLSLPERGQTLKYSVSGFTAPIRIWIYEMIPAVRACGFALRKNKDLPRMKRWSGTKKLKWVDVNKIWSKMQEGLPPRQNMLPGDGEMTSFYYMSFQEYVYGEGKAVPSPVRDHFRRQDESSSSMLSSGRSHGRGRGSGKHKLDEVLKRLHALEQHVFMNRQPTEVFFEEVNNEQFWNDIIFEEPTVSQRNYDEQVSYTLHYLLNFINIYEYLCSYFIFENIGCAR; encoded by the exons GCTTATCAAGATATTCTCTAGCTTTGAGAGCTGCATAAGGCTaatgattaaaaaaagaaaa GATGCTTGTTGTTTGGATATGGAGCCATGGAAGAACTTGGACCCTTCCGTGTTAACAGTGATGGAAAAACACTCTACCCCAACCACTATGCATGGAACGATG CTTTTAGGTGTTGGTGTCAAGCTTGTTGGCAATACA GTCATACCATGG CATGATTTTAGTTTAATGAATACGAAAGCCTTTGCGAACCTAAAAGACTCTGGCG gttttttgggcAAAGAAGTTAACGATCGGGTGCCACAATATTGGTTTTATTTGGCTGAGAATTTAGATCTCTGGAATAG cttCGTTTGGGGTAGCTATCTATGGGATTTTACTTATTTTGACCTTGAGGATACGTGGAATAAGATATATCATTATTTATCACTTCCTGAGcgtggtcaaactttaaagtattccgtctcaggatttacggctccaattagg atatggatatatgagatgattccggctgttcgtgcatgtggatttgcattgagaaaaaataaagactTGCCTCGGATGAAAAGATGGAGcggaacaaaaaaattgaaatgggttgacgtgaacaagatttggtcaaagatgcag gaggggctaccaccaagacaaaacatgttaccgggtgatggtgagatgacatctttttattatatgtcatttcaagagtatgtatatggtgaagggaaagcagttccatccccagtacgggaccattttaggagacaagacgaatcttcgtctagtatgtTGTCCAGTGGTCGCTCTCATGGTAGAGGTCGGGGCAGTGGGAAACACAAGCTAGACGAGGTGTTGAAACGGCTACATGCACTGGAGCAGCATGTGTTTATGAACCGACAACCTACAGAGGTTTTTTTTGAAGAAGTGAATAATGAACAATTTTGGAACGACATTATTTTTGAGGAACCGACAGTGTCACAAAGAAATTATGATGAACAGGTTAGTTACACGCtacattatttattaaattttattaacatatatgaatacctgtgttcatattttatatttgaaaatataggttgtgcaagatga
- the LOC128126277 gene encoding AP-2 complex subunit alpha-2-like yields MVKVSAYLLGEYSHLLARRPGCSPKDIFVIIHEKLPTVSTPTISILLSTYAKILMHSQPPDPELQNQIWAIFSK; encoded by the exons ATGGTGAAG GTTAGCGCTTATCTGCTTGGAGAATACAGCCATCTTTTGGCCAGACGACCTGGGTGTAGCCCAAAGGACATTTTTGTCATTATACATGAGAAGCTTCCTACTGTATC GACTCCAACAATATCCATTCTTCTCTCAACATACGCAAAGATTTTGATGCACTCTCAACCACCAGATCCCGAATTACAAAACCAGATCTGGGCAATATTCAGCAAGTGA